The uncultured Ilyobacter sp. genome has a segment encoding these proteins:
- a CDS encoding ATP-binding protein, with the protein MKEEGLSRGQIATESIRTTYRKKIWSKFIKAIKDFELIEDGDRIAVGVSGGKDSLLMCKLFQELKKDRTKNFEVIFISMNPGFEAMDVDQFKHNLKDLEIPCEIFDSNVWEVAFEQDPENPCFLCAKMRRGVLYKKVEELGCNKLALGHHFDDAVETALINMFYAGTVKTMIPKVKSTSGKLELIRPMIYIKENDIINYTQKNGISPMTCGCPIESGKTDSKRKEIKKLLADMEEKNPNIKQSIFNSMKNINLDYVIGYTRGNKKDRGV; encoded by the coding sequence ATGAAGGAGGAGGGACTTAGTCGTGGTCAGATAGCCACAGAATCCATAAGAACCACCTATAGAAAAAAAATCTGGTCTAAATTTATAAAGGCTATAAAAGATTTTGAACTTATAGAGGATGGGGACAGAATAGCCGTAGGGGTATCAGGAGGGAAAGACAGTCTTCTTATGTGTAAGCTTTTTCAGGAACTGAAAAAAGACAGAACCAAAAATTTTGAAGTGATATTTATCTCAATGAATCCAGGGTTTGAAGCTATGGATGTAGATCAGTTTAAGCATAATCTAAAAGATTTAGAGATTCCCTGTGAAATATTTGATTCTAATGTATGGGAGGTTGCCTTTGAGCAAGACCCTGAAAATCCATGCTTTTTATGTGCAAAAATGAGGAGAGGGGTACTCTACAAAAAAGTAGAGGAACTTGGGTGTAATAAGCTAGCCCTAGGACACCATTTTGACGATGCGGTGGAAACGGCTCTTATCAACATGTTCTATGCAGGGACTGTGAAAACTATGATACCCAAGGTGAAATCAACAAGCGGTAAATTAGAACTCATAAGACCCATGATATACATAAAAGAAAATGACATAATAAATTATACCCAGAAAAATGGGATATCTCCTATGACTTGTGGTTGTCCTATAGAATCTGGAAAAACAGATTCTAAAAGAAAAGAGATAAAGAAACTTTTGGCTGATATGGAGGAAAAAAATCCAAATATAAAGCAGAGTATATTTAACTCTATGAAAAATATAAATCTTGATTATGTCATAGGTTATACAAGGGGGAACAAAAAGGACAGAGGGGTATAG
- a CDS encoding ATP-binding protein, with the protein MAIKINDLNELQGVKHENYIFSIEGDKIKALNSKEKTEIYFDLNAKRRFKTAEAIEKHTGLKIELENLSDRELLAFIESKGFSKTLWNPIGKAMHMYNMIEAGDRIAVGVSGGKDSLTTINALVRIKKIVNFDFEIIPIHIHPSTDSSSYNKTEDYCRKMGLKLQVFETDLQNLLFEEKKEKNPCFLCGRIRRGMLYRIMKEQNINKLALGHHKDDIIETFLMNVFYQGNMNVMKPAYCSKDYGVMVIRPLSFVEEKNIIKYVRKINLPILKSECAYETNENSRRLRVKNIITDLSKENSEIRSVMLNSIKDLLD; encoded by the coding sequence ATGGCTATTAAAATAAATGATCTGAATGAACTTCAGGGAGTAAAACATGAAAACTATATTTTTTCTATAGAGGGAGACAAGATAAAGGCTTTAAATTCCAAGGAAAAAACAGAGATATATTTTGATTTGAATGCTAAAAGAAGATTCAAAACAGCAGAGGCAATAGAAAAACATACTGGTCTCAAGATTGAGCTTGAGAATCTTTCAGACAGAGAACTACTGGCATTTATCGAATCAAAGGGGTTTAGTAAGACCCTCTGGAATCCAATAGGTAAGGCAATGCACATGTACAATATGATAGAGGCGGGAGATAGGATAGCAGTTGGTGTGTCAGGGGGGAAAGACAGCCTCACAACAATAAATGCTCTTGTAAGAATAAAAAAAATAGTAAATTTTGATTTTGAGATAATACCTATACATATTCATCCTAGTACTGACAGCTCTAGTTACAATAAAACAGAGGATTACTGCAGAAAAATGGGCTTGAAACTTCAGGTTTTTGAAACAGACCTACAGAATCTACTTTTTGAAGAGAAAAAAGAGAAAAATCCATGCTTTTTGTGTGGAAGGATAAGAAGGGGAATGCTCTACAGAATAATGAAGGAACAAAATATAAACAAGCTTGCTTTAGGGCATCATAAAGATGATATAATAGAAACATTTTTAATGAATGTGTTTTATCAGGGAAATATGAATGTGATGAAACCGGCCTATTGTTCCAAAGATTATGGTGTTATGGTAATAAGACCACTTTCATTTGTAGAGGAAAAAAATATAATAAAATATGTCAGAAAAATTAATCTTCCCATCTTAAAATCTGAATGTGCCTATGAAACAAATGAAAATTCAAGAAGACTTCGTGTAAAAAATATTATAACCGATCTTTCAAAAGAAAATTCCGAAATAAGAAGTGTAATGTTAAATAGTATAAAAGATCTTTTAGACTAA
- a CDS encoding response regulator transcription factor has product MKTYKVLLVDDDIEICQMIKKALEPENIETLTIFTGKEARNVINSQAFDLIILDIMLDDTDGFQLLKKIQAEDIEIPVIFLSGKQQDYDKILALGMGADDYITKPFSMSVLIAKIKAHLRRSEKIKELQTSSRKITKAPFVLNIDTYQLFKDGEEIFLSSKEIMLMKFFMENPNRVFTKEQLYEKVWNNTIIDNNSIMVYIRHLRKKIEDDSKNPEYIQTVWGIGYKFNI; this is encoded by the coding sequence TTGAAAACTTATAAAGTTCTCTTAGTGGATGATGACATAGAAATATGCCAAATGATAAAAAAGGCCCTTGAGCCAGAAAATATAGAGACTCTGACTATCTTTACCGGAAAAGAAGCAAGAAATGTTATCAACTCCCAGGCCTTTGACCTTATTATTCTTGATATTATGCTAGATGACACCGATGGTTTTCAGCTCTTGAAAAAAATCCAGGCTGAAGATATAGAGATTCCAGTTATTTTTCTGAGTGGTAAGCAGCAGGACTACGATAAAATACTGGCTTTGGGAATGGGTGCAGACGACTATATCACAAAACCCTTTAGTATGTCCGTTTTGATAGCAAAAATAAAGGCACACCTCAGACGTTCCGAAAAAATAAAAGAACTTCAGACCTCATCGAGAAAAATTACAAAGGCCCCATTTGTCTTAAATATAGATACTTACCAACTTTTTAAAGACGGAGAAGAGATTTTTCTTTCATCGAAGGAGATCATGCTCATGAAGTTTTTTATGGAAAATCCAAACAGAGTCTTCACCAAAGAACAGCTTTATGAAAAAGTTTGGAATAATACTATTATTGATAATAACTCAATCATGGTATACATCCGTCACTTAAGAAAAAAAATAGAAGATGACTCTAAAAATCCAGAATATATTCAAACTGTATGGGGAATAGGATATAAGTTTAATATCTAA
- a CDS encoding ATP-binding protein — protein MKKINLKVFPVVAIVFVILIVGNISYRSFLNYQNIIVEQQMEHLMTISKSIGRSLELYVEEKEKGLRDLANNLEYSMEEYENKSVDEEILKRLETFYLSQNKEIDNLIYINISDNSLYSYPKDFDEEKFIREREDFEKEVSYVKKNKESYAGNPYLDRDDGFSFNILEPVVVKDKIVGIILAKIKVMNMYELLVKPVKAGKFGYAMVKDKDGLILMHPVKEQVGYDVIKSRMEKYPGLDYDDLEKLLEKQMLGQEGSYVYYSYWWPQDKLKKVKKLNAFSPAQVSEDFWIVAVVMSYDEISEPIINYLLSNIVVAIVVIMIFSWVIFLTVRMIKNKEAYEMETRYLKEINKSTEELRVKDAELHHKRKLETIGRLTGGIAHEFNNVLTPIMGYSEMILRTLDPELDSYDYVKTIHKSSKRAQEIIDQIRMFSGDKNIKIKYKIISINKILDDAISFAESVSPSNIKVIKNVDDDCGNVYANETQIHQVVLNLCTNAYNAMKETDLGVLKISAKNVKYKDFQGGDENIAEKKEYVKISFEDNGCGMDSETQEKIFDPFFTQKLSKKSSGLGLAIVQGIVTKHGGSIEVFSEKGKGSRFDIYIPIAQNKESDKDQVYEDEILRGSEKVLVVDDDEFIAEMLEKGLADLGYKAESMTGGIEILKKFDHIKNNFKILVTDLTMPEINGIQLAKKIKESNPEIKVILMTAYSEEPLEEYMRLGIIDSYLIKPVSAAQISRSIRELV, from the coding sequence GTGAAAAAAATTAATTTAAAGGTATTTCCAGTAGTAGCAATAGTTTTTGTAATTTTAATCGTAGGGAATATAAGTTACAGAAGTTTTTTGAATTATCAGAATATAATTGTGGAACAGCAGATGGAACATCTAATGACAATATCTAAATCCATAGGTAGGAGTCTAGAGCTCTATGTAGAGGAAAAGGAAAAAGGTCTGAGGGATCTTGCAAATAATCTGGAATATAGCATGGAAGAATATGAAAATAAGTCAGTAGATGAAGAAATTTTAAAAAGATTAGAGACATTTTATCTGTCTCAAAATAAAGAGATTGACAACCTGATCTATATAAATATTAGCGACAATTCTTTGTATAGTTATCCTAAAGATTTCGATGAGGAAAAGTTTATAAGAGAAAGAGAAGATTTTGAAAAAGAAGTGAGTTATGTAAAAAAAAATAAGGAATCTTATGCCGGAAATCCTTATTTGGACAGAGATGACGGCTTCTCTTTCAACATACTTGAGCCTGTTGTAGTGAAAGATAAAATTGTAGGAATAATTTTAGCTAAGATAAAAGTAATGAATATGTATGAGCTTCTAGTAAAACCTGTAAAGGCTGGTAAATTTGGTTATGCCATGGTAAAGGACAAAGATGGTTTGATTCTAATGCATCCTGTAAAGGAGCAGGTGGGATATGATGTTATAAAATCTAGAATGGAAAAATATCCTGGATTAGATTATGATGATCTGGAAAAACTTTTGGAAAAGCAGATGCTAGGGCAGGAGGGCTCTTATGTGTACTACTCTTACTGGTGGCCTCAAGACAAATTAAAAAAAGTAAAAAAATTAAACGCCTTTTCACCGGCGCAAGTCTCAGAGGACTTTTGGATTGTGGCCGTTGTTATGTCATATGATGAGATAAGCGAACCTATTATAAATTATCTTTTAAGTAATATCGTAGTTGCAATAGTGGTAATAATGATTTTTTCCTGGGTGATTTTTCTGACTGTAAGAATGATAAAAAATAAAGAAGCCTACGAAATGGAAACTAGATATTTGAAAGAAATAAATAAATCTACAGAAGAACTTAGGGTAAAAGATGCCGAGCTACATCATAAAAGAAAACTTGAGACAATAGGGAGACTTACTGGAGGTATAGCTCATGAGTTCAATAATGTATTGACACCCATTATGGGATATTCTGAAATGATCTTAAGAACCTTAGACCCTGAACTTGACAGTTATGACTATGTAAAAACCATTCATAAATCCTCTAAAAGGGCCCAGGAAATAATAGACCAGATCAGAATGTTCAGCGGGGATAAAAATATAAAAATAAAATATAAAATTATTTCTATAAATAAAATTTTAGATGATGCAATAAGCTTTGCAGAGTCGGTATCCCCTTCGAATATAAAAGTCATAAAAAACGTAGATGATGATTGCGGAAATGTATATGCGAATGAAACTCAGATTCATCAGGTGGTCTTGAATTTGTGTACAAATGCCTATAATGCCATGAAGGAAACAGACCTCGGGGTACTAAAAATAAGTGCGAAAAACGTAAAATATAAGGATTTCCAAGGTGGAGACGAGAATATAGCTGAGAAAAAAGAATATGTGAAAATATCCTTTGAAGACAATGGATGTGGAATGGACAGCGAAACCCAGGAGAAAATATTTGATCCATTTTTTACTCAAAAGCTATCAAAGAAAAGCAGTGGTTTGGGACTTGCAATTGTACAGGGAATAGTAACAAAGCATGGTGGCAGTATAGAGGTTTTTAGTGAAAAAGGGAAAGGGAGCAGGTTTGATATCTATATTCCTATAGCACAGAACAAAGAATCAGATAAGGATCAGGTTTATGAAGATGAAATTTTAAGAGGTAGTGAGAAGGTGCTTGTTGTCGATGATGATGAGTTTATCGCAGAGATGCTAGAAAAAGGTCTTGCAGATCTAGGCTATAAGGCTGAATCTATGACAGGGGGAATAGAGATATTAAAAAAGTTTGACCACATTAAAAATAATTTTAAAATTCTAGTTACCGACCTTACAATGCCGGAAATAAACGGAATACAGCTTGCGAAAAAAATAAAGGAAAGCAACCCTGAGATAAAAGTAATTTTAATGACTGCTTATTCAGAAGAGCCACTAGAAGAATATATGAGGCTTGGGATAATAGACAGTTATCTAATAAAACCGGTTTCTGCTGCTCAAATAAGTAGAAGCATAAGGGAATTGGTTTAA
- a CDS encoding 2-hydroxycarboxylate transporter family protein: protein MSTLAFSSEKEKSGIKVFGMSIQLFLLPLVAVLLVHFTDSLPKGLAGALVFSLVFGTVFGEIGDRLPIFKEYIGGAPVLIFLAAAFFVQQGWFTEREIGVVTDFMKKSSFLSFYIIVLMTGSIFAVNRKLLLRSIVGYLPTILVGVIGASIMGILGGFIFGITPKEIMMLYVLPTMGGGNGAGAVPLSEIYEAATGNSKETYYSYAIAVLTIANIWAIVVAAILSKLGKKYPALTGEGELVRAGNLELEEDEKVEVTARDMAVGLLVGLTAYTLGTFLNKNVPMLSGIHTYALTVLILVAFNGLGIIPLSIKQGAGKFQSFFSKQLTWVLMVGVGVAYTDLGEIVAAITPANLIIALMIVIGATVGAGLMGHLVGFYAIESSITAGLCMANRGGSGDIEVLGASKRMNLISYAQISSRLGGGIILIIASIIFKILAG from the coding sequence ATGTCAACGTTAGCATTTAGTTCGGAAAAAGAGAAATCTGGGATTAAGGTATTTGGAATGTCAATTCAACTATTCCTACTTCCATTGGTGGCGGTATTATTAGTTCATTTTACAGACTCATTACCAAAGGGGCTTGCAGGAGCATTGGTATTTTCGTTGGTATTTGGAACTGTATTTGGAGAGATTGGAGACAGGTTACCGATTTTTAAGGAATATATCGGTGGAGCACCAGTTCTTATCTTCCTGGCAGCGGCTTTCTTTGTACAACAAGGATGGTTTACAGAAAGAGAGATTGGAGTTGTAACTGACTTTATGAAGAAGTCTAGCTTCCTTTCGTTTTATATTATTGTTTTGATGACTGGATCGATTTTCGCAGTTAATAGAAAGTTACTTTTAAGATCTATAGTTGGTTATCTGCCTACTATCTTGGTAGGAGTAATTGGAGCTTCTATCATGGGTATTTTAGGAGGGTTCATCTTTGGGATTACACCTAAAGAAATTATGATGTTATATGTACTGCCTACAATGGGTGGAGGAAATGGAGCAGGAGCGGTTCCACTATCTGAAATCTATGAGGCAGCAACTGGAAACTCTAAGGAAACTTATTACTCGTATGCTATCGCAGTACTTACTATTGCAAACATCTGGGCAATCGTAGTAGCGGCAATATTAAGTAAACTAGGTAAAAAATACCCTGCATTAACAGGAGAGGGAGAGCTTGTAAGAGCTGGAAACCTTGAGCTAGAAGAGGATGAAAAAGTAGAAGTGACAGCTAGAGACATGGCCGTTGGTTTATTAGTAGGACTTACAGCTTACACACTTGGTACTTTTTTAAACAAAAATGTGCCTATGCTTTCAGGAATACACACATATGCATTAACTGTACTAATTTTAGTAGCTTTCAATGGTCTTGGAATTATTCCACTATCAATAAAGCAAGGTGCTGGAAAGTTCCAAAGTTTCTTCTCTAAGCAACTTACTTGGGTACTAATGGTAGGAGTAGGAGTAGCGTATACTGACCTTGGAGAGATTGTAGCAGCGATCACTCCGGCAAATCTTATCATAGCATTAATGATCGTAATAGGAGCCACTGTAGGTGCGGGATTAATGGGTCACCTAGTAGGATTCTATGCTATCGAGTCTTCAATAACAGCAGGACTGTGTATGGCAAACAGAGGTGGATCTGGAGATATAGAGGTACTAGGAGCGTCTAAGAGGATGAACCTTATCTCATATGCACAGATTTCATCTAGATTAGGTGGAGGAATAATACTAATCATAGCTTCTATCATATTCAAGATATTGGCTGGATAA
- a CDS encoding TetR/AcrR family transcriptional regulator gives MSKGRDKLIESSIQLFSNNTYENVSVSKICKLGKVSNGLFYKHFKNKEEIFKHLLEETSNRIQNYFNDITGNTVQDRLESFIEINFKLTKDQLPLIRVYREGQYKFTEFEQRLREVYLEALNVIFNKNLDEFEYLFIMSGIRYINVNFVLRGIENNPKFLAERLMNGIFSEGNLDINNLKEKDLYLRVLFNSENIRHQLLKEGEILFGSKGVYETKINDIVNSVGAGVGSFYYYYKTKEEFLKEIAINTKNTLLFFLKDNSQNDLSPIDQHIFLLYLMHEYFKKSTYKYQILRELEFIEYDVSIDYFRALEEYYIHTLSKTHYTFEEKRIISAFLIGLSHYMGIEFFFTKNLNDKDNFLKKMNYFLSHGIKDSL, from the coding sequence ATGTCCAAGGGTAGAGATAAACTTATCGAATCATCAATACAATTATTTTCAAACAATACATATGAAAATGTTTCTGTATCAAAAATTTGCAAGTTAGGGAAAGTGTCAAATGGACTTTTTTATAAGCACTTTAAAAATAAAGAGGAAATTTTTAAACATCTCCTTGAAGAAACATCAAATAGAATTCAAAATTATTTCAATGACATTACTGGAAACACTGTCCAAGATAGATTAGAAAGTTTCATAGAAATAAACTTTAAACTTACAAAAGATCAACTGCCATTAATAAGAGTTTACAGAGAGGGTCAATACAAATTCACAGAGTTTGAACAAAGACTTAGAGAAGTTTATTTGGAAGCATTAAATGTTATTTTCAATAAAAATTTAGATGAATTCGAATATCTTTTTATTATGTCGGGGATCAGATATATAAATGTTAATTTTGTTTTAAGAGGAATTGAAAATAATCCTAAGTTTTTAGCAGAAAGGCTAATGAATGGAATTTTTTCGGAAGGCAACCTAGATATTAATAATCTAAAGGAAAAAGATTTGTACTTAAGAGTCCTTTTTAACAGCGAAAATATAAGACATCAACTTTTAAAAGAAGGGGAAATTTTATTTGGCAGTAAGGGAGTTTACGAAACAAAAATAAATGATATAGTTAATTCTGTTGGAGCAGGGGTAGGGAGTTTTTATTACTACTACAAAACAAAAGAAGAATTTTTAAAAGAAATAGCCATAAACACAAAAAATACTTTGCTTTTCTTTTTAAAAGATAATTCACAGAATGATCTCTCACCTATAGATCAACACATATTTTTGCTATATCTCATGCATGAATATTTCAAAAAATCTACATACAAATATCAGATTCTAAGAGAATTGGAATTTATAGAATATGATGTATCAATAGATTATTTTAGAGCTCTAGAAGAATATTATATTCATACCCTAAGTAAAACCCATTATACTTTCGAAGAAAAAAGAATCATAAGTGCTTTTTTAATAGGTTTGTCTCATTACATGGGTATCGAATTTTTCTTTACAAAAAATCTAAATGATAAAGATAATTTCCTAAAGAAAATGAATTACTTTTTGAGTCACGGAATAAAGGACTCACTGTAA
- a CDS encoding acyl CoA:acetate/3-ketoacid CoA transferase, whose protein sequence is MSRVKFVSANEAVDFIKDGSCVANGGFVGIGVAEEVLDRLENRYINTGSPRDLSLIYTAGQGDGKTKGLNHFGQEGMVKKVIGGHWGLAPSLGKLANEEKLQGYNLPQGVISHIFRDLAAGKPGTLTHVGLGTFVDPEISGGKINLSTTEDVVEKMKIGKKDYLFYNIEKIVPKIDYAIIRGSSADENGNISMEKEALTLETLSIAMATRNTGGKVIVQVEKKVKSGSIDPKLVKIPGILVDYVVVSEVPSENHMQTFSEIFNESYVNSAITVSEGSLDFPLNERKVIARRCAMLLGEETRILNYGIGMPEGIAAVLNEEGMEKNFIPTVEPGAIGGTPVGGLSFGAAITPEAIIDQSYQFDYYNGGGLDMAFLGLAQCDEHGNINVSKFGPKIAGCGGFIDITQNAKQVVFCGTFTAGGLKVEADNGKLNIINEGKFSKFLKDVEQITFSGELANKQNKNIFYVTERAVFKLKKEGLELIEIAPGVDLEKDILENMDFKPIISDDLKLMDERIFKDELMGLNF, encoded by the coding sequence ATGAGTAGAGTGAAGTTTGTATCGGCCAATGAAGCAGTAGATTTTATAAAAGATGGATCTTGTGTGGCAAACGGCGGTTTTGTTGGGATAGGAGTAGCAGAAGAGGTCTTGGATAGACTAGAGAATAGGTATATAAATACAGGGAGTCCAAGGGATCTAAGTCTGATATACACAGCTGGACAAGGAGATGGTAAAACTAAAGGACTGAATCACTTTGGACAAGAGGGTATGGTTAAAAAGGTAATAGGAGGACACTGGGGGTTGGCTCCTAGTCTTGGAAAACTTGCCAATGAGGAGAAATTACAGGGATATAATCTTCCCCAAGGAGTAATCTCTCATATTTTTAGAGACTTAGCAGCTGGAAAACCCGGAACTTTAACTCATGTAGGTCTAGGAACATTTGTAGATCCTGAAATATCAGGTGGGAAGATAAATCTGTCTACAACTGAAGATGTAGTGGAAAAAATGAAAATAGGAAAAAAAGATTACTTGTTTTATAACATTGAAAAAATAGTTCCTAAAATTGACTATGCAATAATTCGAGGAAGCTCAGCAGATGAAAATGGAAATATCAGCATGGAAAAAGAAGCTCTAACACTCGAAACCTTATCGATAGCAATGGCTACTAGAAATACTGGGGGAAAGGTTATAGTTCAGGTAGAGAAAAAGGTTAAGTCAGGAAGTATCGATCCAAAATTAGTTAAAATTCCAGGTATTTTAGTAGACTATGTTGTGGTTTCAGAGGTTCCTAGTGAAAATCACATGCAAACTTTTAGCGAAATTTTCAATGAGTCCTATGTAAATTCAGCAATAACTGTCTCAGAAGGAAGTTTGGATTTTCCTTTGAATGAAAGGAAGGTAATTGCTAGAAGGTGTGCGATGCTACTAGGTGAAGAAACCAGAATTTTAAATTATGGAATAGGGATGCCAGAAGGTATCGCAGCAGTATTAAACGAAGAGGGGATGGAAAAAAACTTTATTCCCACAGTGGAGCCCGGGGCTATAGGAGGAACTCCAGTGGGAGGCCTTAGTTTCGGAGCGGCAATAACACCAGAGGCAATAATAGATCAGTCGTATCAGTTTGACTATTATAATGGAGGAGGCTTAGATATGGCTTTTCTAGGTCTGGCTCAGTGTGATGAACATGGAAATATAAATGTATCTAAATTTGGACCTAAAATAGCCGGATGTGGTGGCTTCATAGATATCACCCAAAATGCAAAACAAGTTGTATTTTGTGGAACTTTCACTGCAGGGGGGTTGAAAGTAGAAGCTGATAACGGAAAATTGAACATCATAAACGAAGGTAAGTTTTCTAAGTTTTTAAAAGATGTAGAACAGATAACTTTTAGTGGAGAATTGGCTAATAAACAAAATAAAAATATATTCTATGTAACTGAAAGAGCCGTTTTTAAACTAAAAAAAGAGGGACTAGAACTTATTGAAATCGCTCCTGGAGTTGATCTTGAGAAGGATATTCTTGAGAACATGGACTTTAAGCCAATAATATCTGATGATCTAAAACTGATGGATGAGAGAATTTTTAAAGACGAGTTGATGGGGTTAAATTTTTAA
- a CDS encoding GntP family permease: MGIGILGIVLSLILLMFFAYRGVSVIILAPLLACLAAVLSGDFPAIVAYTEVFMKGVGGFVIKYFPIFLTGAIFGKLMGVSGASKTISHFFVDKLGKERAILAVVLATALLVYGGVSLFVVVFAIYPIGASLYREAGIPKRLLPATIAFGAFTFAMTSLPGTPQYINTMPIQYFNTNIYAAPILGIAGSLVMGTLGIAWLNGRAKKLMAAGEGYGDHVENFVSDDDNLPGFGLSIIPIFTIFALNYYFTNFYFKSYGDRYTGAMEKLGASGINGIWPVIISLGAAIIVCMILFRNYIKDMKKEMADGALGSLLPIMNTGSEVGYGAVIKSLAAFLIIKDGILSIPGTPLIKVAASTTALAGMVGSSSGGTAIALGALGDTFMKLAAATGVNPEAMHRIAIMAAGGLDTFPHCGAVITLLAVCGLTHKESYKDIAVCTMVIPLIATIVCIMLAAMGIN, encoded by the coding sequence ATGGGAATTGGAATTTTAGGAATAGTATTATCACTGATACTTTTAATGTTTTTTGCTTATAGGGGAGTTTCGGTAATTATACTTGCACCATTACTAGCATGTTTAGCTGCCGTTCTTTCTGGTGATTTTCCAGCGATAGTTGCATATACGGAAGTCTTTATGAAAGGAGTCGGAGGATTTGTAATCAAATATTTCCCTATTTTCTTGACGGGAGCAATATTTGGTAAACTGATGGGGGTATCTGGAGCATCAAAAACAATATCTCATTTCTTTGTTGATAAACTGGGAAAAGAGAGAGCAATTCTTGCAGTTGTTTTGGCAACAGCACTTTTAGTTTATGGAGGAGTTTCATTATTCGTAGTTGTTTTTGCTATATACCCAATCGGAGCTTCTTTATACAGAGAGGCTGGGATTCCAAAGAGACTACTTCCAGCAACAATAGCATTTGGAGCTTTTACTTTTGCAATGACATCTCTTCCAGGAACTCCTCAATATATAAACACTATGCCTATACAGTATTTTAATACAAATATATATGCAGCACCAATCTTGGGTATTGCAGGTTCTTTGGTAATGGGAACTTTAGGTATTGCTTGGCTTAATGGAAGAGCCAAAAAATTGATGGCTGCAGGGGAAGGTTATGGAGATCATGTGGAAAATTTTGTCAGTGATGATGACAACCTTCCAGGATTTGGACTTTCTATAATTCCTATATTTACAATTTTTGCCTTAAATTATTATTTTACAAATTTTTATTTTAAAAGTTACGGAGACCGTTATACCGGGGCAATGGAAAAGCTTGGTGCTTCTGGAATCAATGGTATTTGGCCGGTAATCATATCTCTAGGTGCAGCAATTATAGTTTGTATGATACTTTTTAGAAATTATATTAAGGATATGAAAAAAGAGATGGCTGATGGTGCACTAGGATCTCTTTTACCGATAATGAATACAGGTTCTGAAGTAGGTTACGGGGCGGTTATAAAATCCCTTGCAGCTTTCTTAATCATAAAAGATGGAATACTTTCAATTCCAGGTACACCTCTTATAAAGGTAGCAGCTTCAACAACAGCTCTTGCAGGTATGGTTGGATCATCTTCTGGTGGTACGGCGATAGCCTTGGGAGCACTTGGAGATACATTTATGAAGTTGGCAGCAGCAACAGGTGTAAATCCTGAGGCAATGCATAGGATAGCAATAATGGCTGCAGGAGGACTAGATACTTTCCCTCATTGCGGAGCAGTAATAACTCTTTTAGCAGTTTGTGGACTTACACATAAGGAGTCCTATAAGGATATTGCTGTATGTACTATGGTAATACCGTTAATTGCCACAATAGTGTGCATAATGCTCGCAGCAATGGGAATCAATTAA
- a CDS encoding beta-ketoacyl-ACP reductase, whose protein sequence is MRLEDKVCIVTGGAKGIGAEMSQLFAKEGARVIAADMSDLDYSVENIEGYKLNVADTNQCEELFKYASEKYGRIDVLVNNAGITRDGLTHKITDDMWNMVIDVNLKGVFNLTKHVGPYMMKQGNGSIINISSVVGEYGNIGQANYAATKAGVIGLAKTWAKEFARKGAAVRANAIAPGYIMTDILKTVPQPLLDDFAKLTMLGRLGQPEEIAKAALFLASDDSSYVTGHVLSVNGGMRL, encoded by the coding sequence ATGAGATTAGAAGATAAGGTATGCATAGTAACGGGAGGAGCCAAGGGGATAGGAGCAGAAATGTCTCAGTTGTTTGCAAAGGAAGGAGCAAGGGTAATTGCTGCTGACATGTCTGATCTTGATTATTCTGTAGAGAATATAGAGGGATATAAACTGAACGTAGCTGATACTAATCAGTGTGAGGAATTATTTAAGTATGCGTCTGAAAAATATGGGAGAATAGATGTACTTGTTAACAACGCAGGAATTACAAGAGATGGATTAACACATAAAATAACAGACGACATGTGGAATATGGTAATCGATGTAAATCTCAAGGGGGTTTTTAATCTCACCAAGCATGTTGGTCCTTATATGATGAAACAAGGAAATGGATCAATAATAAATATTTCTTCTGTAGTTGGAGAATATGGGAATATAGGTCAGGCTAACTATGCAGCTACAAAAGCTGGAGTAATAGGACTTGCTAAAACATGGGCAAAGGAATTTGCCAGAAAAGGTGCAGCAGTAAGAGCTAATGCAATAGCACCGGGATATATTATGACAGACATATTAAAAACTGTACCTCAACCTCTTTTAGATGATTTTGCTAAACTTACTATGCTTGGAAGATTGGGTCAACCAGAAGAAATTGCAAAAGCAGCACTTTTCTTAGCCAGTGATGACTCGAGTTATGTGACAGGACACGTGCTTAGCGTAAACGGAGGAATGAGGCTGTAA